In the genome of Raphanus sativus cultivar WK10039 chromosome 4, ASM80110v3, whole genome shotgun sequence, one region contains:
- the LOC130511406 gene encoding uncharacterized protein LOC130511406 produces MVWEQEEDEVQKEVEVQKPVQKEQEEADVEVEKPVQKPKHGSETIQVDQKCKLLDIGGKKHVVAEGRVHSTDPNQNVHFVRLSPNAARVWVDAVMVDDAIFWRKSEEIETLKDARGSSIAWPLDNLVILPFSSKVNNYAWVFLLNGSKF; encoded by the exons atggTTTGg gaacaagaagaagatgaagtgcAGAAGGAAGTTGAGGTCCAGAAGCCTGTTCAAAAG GaacaagaagaagctgatgtTGAAGTCGAGAAGCCTGTGCAAAAG CCAAAACATGGATCTGAAACTATACAAGTGGATCAGAAATGCAAACTGCTGGACATTGGTGGAAAGAAACATGTAGTTGCCGAAGGACGGGTGCATTCAACAGACCCAAATCAAAATGTCCATTTTGTACGATTGAGTCCGAATGCAGCTAGAGTGTGGGTTGATGCAGTGATGGTAGATGATGCCATCTTTTGGAGGAAGTCTGAAGAAATCGAGACATTGAAAGATGCACGTGGTTCATCAATTGCATGGCCACTTGATAATTTGGTCATATTACCTTTTTCTTCAAAGGTGAATAACTATGCTTGGGTCTTTCTGTTAAATGGATCAAAATTTTGA
- the LOC108829783 gene encoding ataxin-3 homolog: MERTSNGGMLYHEVQEANLCAVHCVNTALQGPFFSEFDLAAVAADLDGKERQVMLEGAATGNFSAGDFFSEESHNVSLRGDFSIQVLQKALEVWDLQVIPLNCPDAEPAQIDPELENAFICHLHDHWFCIRKVSGEWYNFDSLLAAPQHLSKFYLSAFLDSLKGSGWSIFIVKGNFPQECPMSSSSEASNAFGQWLSPEDAERILKETSSTQSSSVNNSSDNVDQQIPYQALSSEEVQTFSEMEDDDLKAAIAASLLDASAAGASLGAVGTTSQREETEKQK; encoded by the exons ATGGAGCGAACGAGCAATGGAGGAATGTTGTACCACGAGGTGCAAGAAGCTAATCTATGCGCCGTACACTGCGTCAACACGGCCCTTCAGGGTCCTTTCTTCTCCGAGTTTGATTTGGCCGCCGTCGCTGCCGATCTCGATGGAAAGGAGCGTCAGGTCATGCTCGAAGGCGCCGCCACCGGAAACTTTTCCGCCGGCGATTTCTTCTCCGAGGAGTCTCACAATGTTTCCCTCCGTGGCGATTTCAGTATCCAG GTCTTGCAAAAAGCTTTGGAAGTGTGGGATTTACAAGTGATCCCACTCAACTGTCCCGATGCAGAGCCTGCGCAGATAGACCCCGAGCTTGAGAACGCCTTCATCTGCCACTTGCATGACCATTGGTTTTGCATAAGGAAAGTGAGCGGCGAATGGTATAACTTTGACAGCCTCCTCGCTGCACCCCAACACCTATCCAAATTCTACCTCTCTGCGTTTCTCGACTCCCTGAAAGGCTCGGGATGGAGCATCTTCATAGTGAAAGGAAACTTCCCGCAGGAGTGTCCCATGTCGTCTTCTTCTGAAGCTTCCAACGCTTTCGGACAGTGGCTTTCTCCTGAAGACGCAGAGAGAATACTAAAGGAGACGAGCTCGACACAGAGTTCTTCCGTAAACAACAGTAGTGATAATGTTGATCAACAAATACCGTATCAGGCGTTGTCGAGTGAGGAAGTACAGACGTTTTCAGAGATGGAAGATGATGACTTGAAGGCAGCGATTGCAGCGAGTTTGTTAGATGCTTCTGCGGCTGGTGCCAGTCTTGGAGCTGTTGGGACTACTTCTCAAAGGGAGGAAACTGAGAAACAAAAGTAG
- the LOC108807625 gene encoding uncharacterized protein LOC108807625 — protein MDFPPMFRKLIEQCITTTRFLVAINDELCGYFKGTKGLRQGDPLSPYLFVLALEVFSQMLNRKFSEGSVGYHPKASSPSVTHLAFADDIMVFFDGEKPSLETIARTFDSFSSWSGLTMNRAKTELYTAGMNQNESNDLASLGFTLGSLPIRYLGLPLMHKKLRITDYRPLLDKLNACFTAWSTKALSYAGRKQLMSSVIYGSINFWTSTFLLPKGCLKQIQTLCTKFLWSGKITSNANVKIAWTTVCLPKREGGLGLRDFDSSNADTYFWEIEGSKAKGFPTKETWEVIRPREQLKDCASSVWFKGAVPRQSFTHWVTQYDRLSTRERLASWGLEVPLCCCLCNSMIENKDHIFLRCTWSEELWNMVLRRLGLSQLAFHTWTAFSEWLKLRIPHCSRLLKCLVSQATIYNTWVSRNIRLHDNNNSTPAQVFKIIDRQVRDTILGHRQQRKFSDLMQHWLAFE, from the exons ATGGATTTCCCTCCAATGTTCAGGAAACTAATAGAGCAGTGTATCACGACAACGCGATTCTTGGTTGCAATCAACGATGAACTCTGTGGGTATTTCAAAGGCACCAAGGGATTAAGACAGGGTGATCCCCTCTCTCCTTATCTCTTTGTCTTAGCCCTTGAGGTATTTTCTCAGATGCTGAATCGCAAATTCAGTGAAGGTTCTGTCGGGTATCATCCAAAAGCGTCCTCACCTAGTGTCACACATCTTGCGTTTGCTGATGATATTATGGTATTTTTTGATGGAGAGAAACCGTCTCTGGAAACAATAGCGAGGACATTTGACTCTTTCTCGAGTTGGTCGGGTCTAACAATGAACAGAGCAAAAACAGAGCTTTACACGGCAGGTATGAACCAGAATGAATCTAATGACCTTGCAAGTCTAGGTTTCACGCTTGGTTCATTACCTATAAGGTATCTTGGGTTGCCACTAATGCACAAGAAGCTCCGGATCACTGACTACAGACCTCTGCTTGATAAGTTAAATGCATGTTTCACTGCTTGGTCTACTAAGGCCCTTTCTTATGCAGGAAGGAAACAGCTCATGTCCTCTGTCATCTACGGCTCCATAAACTTCTGGACCTCAACATTTTTATTACCAAAAGGGTGTTTGAAGCAAATCCAAACTCTCTGTACGAAGTTTCTGTGGAGTGGCAAGATTACCAGTAATGCCAATGTCAAAATTGCTTGGACTACAGTTTGCCTTCCTAAACGGGAAGGAGGGTTAGGTCTGCGTGATTTTG ATTCATCAAACGCAGACACCTACTTCTGGGAGATAGaagggtcaaaggcaaaaggtTTCCCAACTAAGGAGACTTGGGAGGTAATCCGCCCACGTGAGCAACTAAAAGACTGCGCGTCTTCTGTCTGGTTTAAAGGTGCTGTTCCACGACAATCTTTTACTCACTGGGTAACTCAGTATGATCGGCTCTCCACAAGGGAAAGGTTGGCGAGTTGGGGCTTAGAGGTCCCTTTATGCTGCTGCCTCTGTAATTCAATGATTGAGAACAAAGATCATATCTTCCTGAGATGCACTTGGTCAGAGGAACTCTGGAATATGGTTCTGCGAAGGTTAGGCCTAAGTCAATTGGCTTTTCACACATGGACAGCATTCTCGGAATGGCTAAAATTAAGGATCCCTCACTGCTCTAGGCTCCTCAAATGTCTTGTCTCCCAAGCAACAATCTACAACACCTGGGTCTCAAGGAACATAAGATTACACGACAACAACAACTCAACGCCAGCCCAAGTGTTCAAGATCATTGACCGCCAAGTCCGTGATACCATTCTAGGACACCGGCAACAACGGAAATTCAGCGACCTAATGCAACATTGGCTCGCTTTTGAGTAA